One window from the genome of Acinetobacter sp. ANC 7912 encodes:
- a CDS encoding tellurium resistance protein, whose product MSQIDVLIPIQEIAVDPNEILSIKRNELVPLLHDQYRLNHYADQLIQAQSVLLDGVDPHLTQQLSQTIEKIIQALADSKKYLKKRKFNALQKWLGIDLDYGSSQVQYYRNLDRLLDQASHLSHKLQIEIQKSQARFQQLSGLREQMAKHIVAAEEFLQEYPQFVKNQHPLDNFKERLSKKIHTLRTLQASNDIAITQMQLSQQLSFSLLDRFQEAQQVLIPAWQYHVKQTNTKHSTSDLEKLDNSRENLIKTLKKSLEKPSKT is encoded by the coding sequence ATGTCACAGATAGATGTTTTGATCCCGATCCAGGAGATAGCAGTAGATCCGAATGAGATTTTAAGCATCAAGCGCAACGAGCTTGTCCCTCTGCTCCATGACCAGTACCGACTCAATCACTATGCCGATCAGCTGATTCAGGCTCAGTCAGTCTTGTTGGATGGTGTTGATCCACATCTCACCCAGCAATTGAGCCAGACTATTGAGAAAATTATTCAGGCACTGGCAGATTCGAAAAAATATCTGAAAAAGCGCAAATTTAATGCCCTGCAAAAATGGCTGGGGATTGATCTGGATTATGGTTCCAGTCAGGTGCAGTATTATCGAAATCTGGATCGTCTGCTTGACCAGGCCAGTCACCTAAGTCACAAGCTGCAGATAGAAATCCAGAAATCCCAGGCACGTTTTCAGCAGCTATCTGGATTGCGGGAGCAGATGGCCAAGCATATTGTCGCAGCGGAGGAGTTTTTGCAGGAATATCCGCAGTTCGTCAAGAATCAGCATCCATTAGATAATTTCAAGGAACGTTTGTCCAAGAAAATTCATACCTTGCGCACCTTGCAAGCCAGTAATGATATCGCCATCACCCAGATGCAATTGTCACAACAGCTTTCTTTCAGTTTATTGGACCGATTTCAGGAAGCGCAGCAGGTGTTAATTCCGGCCTGGCAATATCATGTCAAACAAACAAACACGAAGCACTCGACAAGTGATCTGGAAAAACTTGATAATAGCCGTGAAAATCTAATTAAAACGTTAAAAAAATCGCTCGAGAAGCCCTCGAAAACATAA
- a CDS encoding TIGR00645 family protein: MERFFHNTMYAARWILAPVYFGLSFALLLLALKFFQEVIHVLPHIFEYTEADLILVILSLVDMTMVGGLIVMVMFSGYENFVSQLKIDENKTRLNWLGTMDANSLKLKVAASIVAISSIHLLRIFMDARNVDNDKIMWYIIMHLTFVISAFIMGYLDKITKH; the protein is encoded by the coding sequence ATGGAACGTTTCTTTCACAATACCATGTATGCCGCGCGCTGGATTTTAGCGCCTGTCTACTTCGGGCTATCCTTTGCCTTGCTTTTGCTGGCATTAAAATTCTTTCAGGAAGTTATCCACGTCCTACCACATATTTTTGAATATACCGAAGCAGACCTGATTCTGGTCATCCTGTCACTGGTGGACATGACCATGGTCGGTGGCTTGATTGTGATGGTCATGTTCTCAGGCTATGAAAATTTCGTCTCCCAGCTCAAGATTGATGAAAATAAAACCCGCCTGAACTGGCTCGGTACCATGGATGCCAATTCGCTCAAACTCAAAGTGGCAGCTTCCATTGTCGCGATTTCTTCGATTCATTTGCTGCGAATTTTTATGGATGCCCGCAATGTCGATAATGACAAGATCATGTGGTACATCATTATGCATCTAACCTTTGTGATCTCTGCCTTTATCATGGGTTATCTGGATAAAATTACCAAACATTAA
- the rnk gene encoding nucleoside diphosphate kinase regulator, with product MQKNQIILSEQDLNRLQSMLDHQPKLTPTMEQLEEELARAEVVKPEDIPANIVTMHARALVTIEGQTKEITLVYPHEFTGEPGQLNIVAPVGAAILGLEEGQTIEWPQPDGDIMQIKVEKVLYQPEREGDFL from the coding sequence ATGCAAAAAAATCAAATCATTTTATCTGAGCAGGACTTAAACAGGTTACAGTCCATGCTGGACCATCAGCCCAAGTTAACTCCAACGATGGAGCAGCTAGAAGAAGAACTGGCACGGGCAGAAGTGGTCAAGCCAGAAGATATTCCAGCCAATATCGTGACTATGCATGCACGTGCTCTGGTAACCATTGAAGGCCAGACGAAAGAGATTACCTTGGTCTATCCACACGAATTTACCGGTGAACCAGGACAGCTGAATATTGTGGCACCAGTTGGTGCAGCGATTCTGGGACTGGAAGAAGGACAGACGATTGAATGGCCACAGCCAGATGGCGATATCATGCAGATCAAGGTAGAAAAAGTATTGTATCAGCCTGAACGGGAAGGTGATTTTTTATAA
- the glyA gene encoding serine hydroxymethyltransferase produces MFANISIAEFDPELAQAIANEDARQEAHIELIASENYCSPAVMEAQGSKLTNKYAEGYPGKRYYGGCEYVDVIEQLAIDRAKELFGADYANVQPHAGSQANSAVYLALLNPGDTVLGMSLAHGGHLTHGAKVSFSGKTYNSVQYGLNPETGEIDYEEVERLALEHKPKMIVAGFSAYSQIVDWQRFREIADKVGAYLFVDMAHVAGLVAAGVYPSPVQIADVTTTTTHKTLRGPRSGLILAKANEEIEKKLQSAVFPGNQGGPLVHAVAAKAICFKEAMAPEYKAYQQQVVKNAQAMAEVLIERGYDVVSGGTKNHLFLLSLIKQDITGKDADAWLGAAHITVNKNSVPNDPRSPFVTSGIRIGTPAVTTRGFGEAEVRELAGWIADILDSKGDEAVINTVKAKVEAVCAKFPVYAK; encoded by the coding sequence ATGTTTGCCAATATCTCTATTGCTGAATTTGATCCAGAACTAGCTCAAGCAATCGCGAACGAAGATGCTCGCCAAGAAGCGCACATCGAGTTAATTGCTTCTGAAAACTACTGCTCACCTGCAGTAATGGAAGCACAAGGATCAAAACTCACTAACAAATATGCAGAAGGCTACCCAGGCAAACGCTATTACGGCGGTTGTGAATATGTAGACGTAATTGAACAATTGGCAATTGACCGTGCTAAAGAACTTTTTGGTGCTGATTACGCTAACGTTCAGCCACACGCTGGTTCTCAAGCGAACTCTGCAGTTTACCTGGCTTTACTGAACCCTGGTGATACTGTTCTGGGTATGAGCCTGGCTCACGGTGGTCACTTGACTCACGGTGCGAAAGTAAGCTTCTCTGGTAAAACTTATAACTCAGTTCAATACGGCCTGAACCCAGAAACTGGTGAAATCGACTACGAAGAAGTTGAACGTCTGGCACTTGAGCATAAGCCAAAAATGATCGTGGCTGGTTTCTCTGCATACAGCCAAATCGTAGACTGGCAGCGTTTCCGTGAAATTGCGGACAAAGTGGGCGCTTATCTGTTTGTTGATATGGCACACGTTGCGGGTCTGGTTGCTGCTGGCGTTTACCCAAGCCCAGTGCAAATCGCTGACGTAACTACAACTACGACTCACAAAACACTTCGTGGTCCACGTTCAGGTCTGATCCTAGCGAAAGCAAACGAAGAAATCGAGAAAAAACTTCAATCAGCTGTATTCCCAGGTAACCAAGGTGGTCCTCTGGTTCACGCGGTTGCTGCGAAAGCAATCTGCTTCAAAGAAGCAATGGCACCTGAATACAAAGCCTACCAACAACAAGTGGTTAAGAATGCGCAAGCAATGGCTGAAGTGCTGATCGAACGCGGTTATGACGTTGTTTCTGGCGGTACGAAGAACCACCTGTTCCTATTATCTCTGATCAAACAAGACATCACTGGTAAAGACGCTGATGCTTGGTTAGGTGCTGCTCACATCACTGTGAACAAAAACTCTGTACCAAACGACCCACGTTCTCCATTCGTAACTTCTGGTATCCGTATCGGTACTCCAGCAGTAACGACTCGTGGTTTCGGTGAAGCAGAAGTTCGTGAACTGGCTGGCTGGATCGCTGACATCCTGGACAGCAAAGGTGACGAAGCTGTGATCAACACTGTAAAAGCGAAAGTTGAAGCAGTGTGTGCAAAATTCCCTGTATACGCTAAATAA
- a CDS encoding DUF3820 family protein, protein MQAIILDTETHTLNGQPIEIAYAPVEILDHKISLDKSRLFDQLYRCDEPISFAAMAVHHILESDLEGQPHYSNFSLPEETTYIIGHNIDYDIRAIEKCGVDTSKIKAICTLALARRVWPDAEAHNISALIYMITRGSDRAREMIRKAHRADMDIILTANILMHIVHHLKISSIEELYEVSEDARIPRTINFGKHRGTAIAELPQDYVQWLLRQEDLDPYLRKALENNAILTL, encoded by the coding sequence ATGCAGGCCATTATTCTTGATACTGAAACTCATACTCTTAACGGTCAGCCGATTGAAATTGCTTATGCGCCTGTAGAGATTCTCGATCATAAAATCAGTCTGGATAAAAGCCGCTTGTTTGACCAGCTATATCGCTGTGATGAACCGATTTCTTTTGCTGCCATGGCCGTACACCATATTCTGGAATCAGACCTGGAAGGTCAGCCGCATTACAGCAACTTTAGCCTGCCTGAAGAAACCACCTATATCATTGGTCATAATATTGACTATGACATCCGTGCCATTGAGAAATGCGGTGTAGATACCTCGAAGATTAAAGCCATCTGTACCCTTGCCCTGGCGCGCCGCGTCTGGCCAGATGCCGAAGCACACAATATCTCTGCCCTGATTTATATGATTACCCGTGGCAGCGACCGTGCCCGTGAAATGATCCGTAAAGCGCACCGTGCCGATATGGACATTATCCTGACCGCGAATATCCTGATGCATATCGTGCATCACCTGAAAATCAGCAGTATTGAAGAACTGTATGAAGTGTCCGAAGATGCGCGTATCCCACGCACGATTAACTTTGGTAAGCACCGTGGCACTGCCATTGCAGAACTGCCACAGGACTATGTGCAATGGTTATTGCGTCAGGAAGACCTCGATCCATACCTACGCAAGGCGTTGGAGAATAACGCGATTCTGACTTTATAA
- a CDS encoding serine O-acetyltransferase codes for MTWQLILSDLYRYCGNTSSKSFIKNYLFNRGFNFSFWLRLAASKSWIAKLAYPIFYYKKKKYGIDIHCTTQIGYGLYIGHGGPLVVNPTTIIGNNVNLSQFTTIGANGGRQAATIGDNVYIGPNVCIIDDVKIGNNATIGAGSVVTKDIPENATAVGNYAKVIHYNNAGTSVNRRWSIPKP; via the coding sequence ATGACCTGGCAACTGATATTAAGTGATCTGTATCGCTATTGCGGTAACACTTCATCAAAATCTTTCATCAAGAATTATCTGTTTAACCGAGGCTTTAACTTTAGCTTCTGGTTACGTCTGGCTGCTTCAAAATCATGGATTGCCAAACTGGCTTATCCGATTTTTTATTACAAGAAAAAGAAATACGGCATCGACATTCATTGCACCACGCAAATTGGTTATGGGCTGTATATCGGTCATGGCGGGCCACTGGTGGTCAATCCAACCACGATTATTGGCAATAACGTGAACCTGTCCCAGTTCACTACCATTGGGGCTAACGGTGGCCGGCAGGCGGCAACTATTGGCGACAATGTCTATATCGGCCCAAATGTCTGCATTATTGATGATGTCAAGATTGGCAATAATGCCACCATCGGTGCGGGCAGTGTCGTGACCAAGGACATTCCGGAAAATGCTACGGCAGTCGGTAACTACGCCAAGGTGATTCATTACAATAATGCTGGCACTTCAGTAAACCGTCGCTGGTCTATTCCCAAACCATAA
- a CDS encoding LysR family transcriptional regulator, with amino-acid sequence MDLKSLNIFVKIVQLQSFSLAAEEISVTQPTISKAIDSLEEEIGAPLFHKGQAGRKRDTALTYIGEQVYQHALMILDEQQRIFETVTRIQQLKQGKLTIGLPPIGSTLFSRLIAQFHKQYPNIELSFFEVGANAIEDAILAKKIDVGILLGHLPPNLNSIPIIDSPMCLLSRKTSAWKNRKTVSLIELKEESFLLFNDTFRLNPMIIQAAHQVGFEPNIVCKSSQWDFIAKMVDLDVGITLLPKIYCEKLDQEKFSISVLENPSMRWTISMAWNTTVAMTPAAKAWLQIVKENLDQISFF; translated from the coding sequence GTGGATCTTAAAAGCCTGAACATTTTTGTTAAGATCGTGCAGCTACAAAGCTTCAGTCTGGCAGCCGAAGAAATCTCAGTGACACAACCGACCATTTCCAAGGCGATTGATAGCCTGGAAGAAGAAATTGGCGCACCACTATTTCATAAGGGACAGGCCGGACGTAAGCGCGATACGGCATTGACCTATATCGGCGAGCAGGTCTATCAGCATGCACTGATGATTCTGGACGAACAGCAACGCATTTTTGAAACAGTTACGAGAATCCAGCAACTTAAACAGGGCAAACTAACCATTGGTTTGCCACCGATCGGTTCGACCTTATTTAGCCGGCTGATCGCACAATTCCATAAACAGTATCCGAATATCGAACTGAGCTTTTTTGAAGTTGGCGCGAATGCGATTGAAGATGCGATTCTGGCGAAAAAGATTGATGTGGGGATTTTGCTCGGACATTTGCCGCCGAATTTAAACAGTATCCCGATCATCGATTCACCGATGTGTCTGCTGTCACGCAAGACTTCAGCCTGGAAAAACCGGAAAACGGTTTCCTTGATTGAACTGAAAGAAGAATCTTTTTTACTGTTTAATGATACCTTTCGACTCAATCCCATGATTATTCAGGCGGCCCATCAGGTGGGTTTTGAGCCTAATATTGTCTGTAAAAGCAGCCAGTGGGACTTTATTGCCAAAATGGTGGATCTGGATGTCGGGATTACTTTGCTTCCCAAGATTTACTGCGAAAAGCTGGATCAGGAAAAATTCAGTATCAGTGTGCTGGAAAATCCATCCATGCGCTGGACTATTAGCATGGCCTGGAATACAACGGTCGCGATGACACCGGCTGCAAAGGCCTGGTTGCAGATTGTGAAAGAGAATCTGGATCAGATCAGCTTTTTCTAA
- a CDS encoding CidA/LrgA family protein, translating to MLNKTKWVRIGLIIFQLLLLIAIWEIGVRIQQWLDLPISGGVIGLFLVLAALLSGVFKLQWIKAGSSFILGDLVLLFVPCVVGVIKYKGLFLAQGWQLVLAVTLGTILVMVATAYTVFWGFKLEAAWKAKREVSLREAEQK from the coding sequence ATGCTGAACAAAACAAAATGGGTCCGGATTGGCCTGATTATTTTTCAGCTTCTCCTGCTGATTGCCATCTGGGAAATTGGTGTGCGTATCCAGCAATGGCTAGATTTGCCGATTTCTGGCGGCGTGATTGGCCTATTTCTGGTATTGGCTGCCCTACTTAGCGGCGTGTTTAAACTGCAGTGGATTAAAGCAGGTTCCAGCTTTATTCTCGGTGATCTGGTACTGCTATTTGTACCTTGTGTGGTCGGTGTCATCAAATATAAAGGCCTGTTCCTGGCCCAAGGCTGGCAGTTGGTGCTGGCTGTCACCCTTGGTACCATCCTAGTCATGGTCGCCACCGCCTATACCGTATTCTGGGGCTTTAAGCTGGAAGCAGCCTGGAAAGCCAAACGTGAAGTCAGCTTGCGGGAGGCTGAACAGAAATGA
- a CDS encoding LrgB family protein: MNTASLLCVMATIVCYILAKKLYRKFPYLLLNPGLFVPFVIIVGMSLFHVSYDTYMQDSKWIMWMLGPATVAFAVPIYEYRKVIRQHAFSISLGIVVGMIVSVISSYYLAKLFQFDQETTYSLMARSISTPFAMELTSNIGGSVELVILFTMITGTAGVVFGDLLLMAMKLNSRFAQGAAFGNAAHGFGTSKAFARHEEEGVAACLTMVLAGVFMVLAGPYLIRLTVAIL; the protein is encoded by the coding sequence ATGAATACTGCTTCCCTGCTTTGCGTCATGGCCACCATTGTCTGTTATATCCTGGCGAAAAAGCTGTACCGTAAATTTCCCTATTTACTGCTAAATCCAGGTCTGTTTGTGCCATTTGTGATTATTGTGGGCATGAGCCTGTTTCATGTGTCCTATGACACGTATATGCAGGACAGTAAATGGATTATGTGGATGCTAGGGCCAGCCACTGTGGCTTTTGCTGTACCGATTTATGAATATCGCAAGGTGATCCGGCAACATGCTTTTTCAATCAGTCTCGGTATTGTGGTAGGCATGATTGTGAGCGTGATCAGTTCCTACTATCTGGCCAAATTGTTCCAGTTTGATCAGGAAACAACGTATAGCCTGATGGCTCGTTCAATTTCGACGCCTTTTGCCATGGAACTGACTTCCAATATTGGCGGCTCAGTTGAACTGGTGATTCTGTTTACCATGATTACCGGAACAGCAGGTGTGGTATTTGGTGATTTACTGTTAATGGCGATGAAACTGAATTCCCGTTTTGCCCAAGGTGCTGCTTTTGGTAATGCCGCACACGGTTTTGGTACCAGTAAAGCCTTTGCCCGACATGAAGAAGAAGGTGTGGCTGCCTGTCTGACCATGGTGCTCGCAGGTGTCTTTATGGTTCTGGCTGGTCCCTATCTGATCCGTTTGACAGTTGCCATTCTCTAG
- the katE gene encoding catalase HPII, translating into MKESKSELAGTDRPDLNNHNEKNAQLDAYRRDATGQALTTNQGVKIADNQNSLRAGSRGGTLLEDFIFQEKMTHFDHERIPERIVHARGVAAHGVFKAYPGNERFTKAAFLTDTERETPMFVRFSTVQGPRGSADTVRDIRGFAMKFYTQEGVYDLVGNNAPVFFIQDGIKFPDFVHAMKPEPHTEIPTAQTAHDTFWDFVSLVPETAHAVMWAMSDRAIPRNFRSIQGFGVNTFRMINAEGEAVFVKFHWTPKQGLTQLTWDEAQKLAGRDPDFHRRDLYDAIESGNYPEWELGVQIVPEEDEHKFDFDLLDATKIIPEELVPVTPIGSFVLNRNVDNFFAETEQVAFCPAHIVPGIDFSNDPLLQARIFSYTDTQLIRLGGPNFHQIPINQPVCPFHNNQRDGYNQRAIHRGQASYDPNSIDNNWPTETTPAASNGGFESYAERIDGRKIRERSASFSDHFTQARLYYRSLTPYEQRHTVNAYVFELSKVQRVQIREREVLEILCNIDLDLAQQVATKLGIVIPPEKLNVQLPEVTPSKKISLEAFPAPDIKGKKIAVLVHDKVNQANVDAVLAWAKEESAIAEVLAPTPAPVVSNTNATVMADGMQRGEPSVLYDAVVMVDGDNYEQVLKDGTAKHYIIEAYVHLKPIVLLGEKADLINTLGLVADEGTLTHQDFMAVAPELKQLIMKHRIWSREEISEMIPG; encoded by the coding sequence ATGAAAGAGTCTAAAAGTGAGCTAGCAGGCACAGATCGCCCAGATTTAAACAATCACAATGAAAAAAATGCCCAGCTGGATGCCTATCGCCGTGATGCCACTGGTCAGGCACTGACGACTAACCAGGGGGTGAAAATTGCAGATAACCAGAACAGCCTAAGGGCGGGTAGTCGTGGCGGAACTTTGCTGGAAGATTTTATCTTTCAGGAAAAAATGACCCACTTTGACCATGAGAGAATCCCTGAGCGTATTGTGCATGCGCGCGGTGTTGCGGCACATGGCGTATTTAAAGCCTATCCGGGTAATGAGCGTTTTACCAAGGCCGCTTTCCTGACCGATACCGAGCGTGAAACGCCAATGTTTGTGCGTTTCTCTACTGTACAGGGGCCGCGTGGTTCAGCTGATACAGTACGGGATATCCGTGGTTTCGCCATGAAGTTCTATACCCAAGAAGGGGTATATGACCTGGTGGGAAATAATGCACCGGTGTTCTTTATTCAGGACGGGATCAAATTCCCGGATTTCGTGCATGCCATGAAACCGGAACCGCATACGGAGATTCCAACTGCACAAACAGCACATGATACCTTCTGGGATTTTGTTTCTTTAGTGCCTGAAACTGCGCATGCCGTGATGTGGGCGATGTCGGACCGTGCTATTCCGCGTAACTTCCGTTCAATTCAAGGCTTTGGCGTCAATACTTTCCGTATGATCAATGCGGAAGGCGAGGCTGTCTTCGTAAAATTCCACTGGACGCCAAAGCAAGGTCTGACCCAGCTAACCTGGGATGAAGCACAGAAACTGGCGGGCCGTGACCCGGATTTCCACCGCCGTGATTTATATGATGCGATTGAATCAGGTAACTATCCGGAATGGGAACTGGGCGTACAAATCGTGCCTGAAGAAGATGAGCACAAGTTTGATTTCGACTTGCTGGATGCCACAAAAATTATCCCTGAAGAACTGGTGCCAGTGACTCCGATAGGCAGCTTTGTCCTAAACCGTAATGTTGACAATTTCTTTGCCGAAACCGAGCAGGTGGCTTTCTGTCCGGCACATATCGTACCGGGTATTGATTTCTCCAATGACCCATTATTGCAGGCGCGAATTTTCTCCTATACCGATACCCAGCTGATTCGTCTGGGTGGACCGAACTTCCATCAAATTCCGATTAATCAGCCGGTATGTCCATTCCACAATAATCAGCGTGATGGTTATAACCAGCGTGCGATTCATCGTGGACAGGCGTCTTATGATCCAAACTCGATCGACAACAATTGGCCAACTGAAACCACACCTGCAGCATCCAATGGGGGTTTTGAAAGTTATGCTGAACGCATCGATGGCCGTAAAATCCGCGAACGCAGTGCATCCTTCAGTGATCATTTCACCCAGGCACGTCTGTACTATCGTAGCCTGACCCCGTACGAGCAGCGCCATACAGTGAATGCCTATGTATTTGAGTTGAGCAAGGTGCAGCGCGTACAAATTCGTGAGCGTGAAGTACTGGAAATACTGTGCAATATCGATCTGGATCTGGCTCAACAGGTGGCGACCAAATTAGGTATTGTGATTCCCCCGGAAAAGCTAAATGTACAATTGCCAGAAGTGACACCATCGAAAAAAATCTCGCTGGAAGCCTTCCCGGCACCAGACATTAAAGGTAAGAAAATTGCCGTATTGGTTCATGATAAAGTGAATCAAGCCAATGTCGATGCTGTATTAGCATGGGCCAAGGAGGAAAGTGCCATTGCAGAAGTGCTAGCCCCAACCCCAGCGCCGGTGGTGAGTAATACCAATGCCACAGTGATGGCTGACGGTATGCAGCGCGGTGAGCCTTCAGTACTGTATGATGCAGTCGTCATGGTGGATGGTGACAACTATGAGCAGGTGCTGAAAGATGGCACAGCCAAGCATTACATTATCGAAGCTTATGTGCACTTGAAGCCGATCGTGTTGCTCGGTGAGAAAGCTGACCTGATCAATACACTTGGTCTGGTCGCAGATGAAGGCACCTTAACCCATCAGGACTTTATGGCTGTTGCACCTGAGTTGAAACAGCTGATCATGAAACATCGCATCTGGTCACGTGAAGAAATCTCGGAAATGATTCCAGGTTAA
- a CDS encoding cold-shock protein, whose product MSNTVTGTVKWFNETKGFGFIQQESGPDVFAHFREINSSGFKTLFEGQQVSFSIVDGQKGPNAVNIIAL is encoded by the coding sequence ATGTCTAATACCGTAACTGGTACCGTAAAATGGTTCAATGAAACTAAAGGTTTCGGCTTTATTCAACAAGAATCTGGTCCAGATGTTTTCGCTCATTTCCGTGAAATTAACAGCTCAGGCTTTAAAACTTTATTCGAAGGTCAACAGGTTTCCTTCAGTATTGTTGACGGTCAAAAAGGCCCCAATGCCGTAAATATTATTGCACTTTAA
- a CDS encoding ABC transporter ATP-binding protein: MTDALILRDLSKTYRNGFQALKGINLDVPEGEFYALLGPNGAGKSTTIGIISSLTKKTSGTVEIFGHNLDTHPSEAKQCLGVVPQEFNFAQFEKTFDILVTQAGYYGIPKKIAQERAEEYLNKLGLWEKRSTQARMLSGGMKRRLMIARAMMHEPKLLILDEPTAGVDIELRRSMWDFLNEMNNKGTSIILTTHYLEEAEMLCRRIAIIDRGVIKEDTTMKNFLNQLNEESFIFDLIEPIEPIHLDIIGVKFNLVDPLTLEITLDKAHSMNDLFQLLESQNIKVRSMRNKSNRLEELFVKMVEKNLDGAAQ; this comes from the coding sequence ATGACTGATGCATTGATCTTAAGGGATTTGTCAAAGACTTATCGAAATGGCTTTCAAGCATTAAAGGGTATTAATCTGGATGTACCAGAGGGTGAGTTTTATGCCCTGCTCGGCCCAAATGGCGCAGGTAAATCGACCACCATCGGCATTATCAGTTCATTAACTAAAAAAACTTCAGGTACCGTCGAGATCTTTGGTCATAATCTGGATACCCATCCATCCGAAGCCAAACAGTGCCTGGGAGTCGTACCACAAGAATTCAACTTTGCACAGTTTGAAAAAACGTTTGACATCCTGGTCACTCAAGCCGGTTATTACGGTATTCCAAAGAAGATCGCTCAAGAACGTGCTGAAGAATACTTAAATAAACTAGGCTTGTGGGAAAAACGCTCTACACAAGCACGTATGCTGTCTGGCGGGATGAAACGTCGCCTGATGATTGCCCGTGCCATGATGCATGAACCAAAACTGCTGATTCTGGATGAGCCAACGGCGGGTGTAGATATCGAACTTCGCCGTTCCATGTGGGACTTTCTGAATGAGATGAATAATAAAGGCACATCCATCATTCTGACCACACACTATCTAGAAGAGGCAGAAATGTTGTGTCGCCGGATTGCGATTATCGACCGTGGGGTGATTAAAGAAGACACCACCATGAAGAATTTCCTCAATCAGCTCAATGAAGAATCGTTTATCTTCGACCTGATTGAACCAATTGAACCGATTCACCTCGACATTATCGGCGTGAAATTCAATCTGGTAGATCCACTAACGCTGGAAATCACCTTAGATAAAGCTCACAGCATGAACGATCTGTTCCAGTTACTGGAATCACAGAATATTAAAGTGCGCAGTATGCGTAACAAGTCCAATCGTCTTGAAGAATTATTTGTGAAAATGGTTGAGAAAAATCTCGATGGAGCTGCGCAATGA
- a CDS encoding ABC transporter permease produces MNLNQLGVALYTIVYKEIRRFMRIWPQTLLPPAITMTLYFVIFGNLVGSRIGEMGGFSYMQFIVPGLIMMAVITNSYANVSSSFFSSKFQKSIEELIMSPVPLHAILWGYVLGGVARGILVAIIVTTLSLFFTDLYITNWFVTIYTVLVTSLLFSLGGFINAVYAKSFDDISIIPTFVLTPLTYLGGVFYAISILSPFWQNLSLVNPIVYMVNAFRFGILGHSDVNVSISLMVITFWCVVLYGIAYYLLSRGSGMRE; encoded by the coding sequence ATGAACCTGAATCAACTTGGCGTCGCCCTGTATACCATCGTTTATAAAGAAATCCGCCGCTTTATGCGAATCTGGCCGCAAACCCTGCTGCCACCGGCCATTACCATGACTTTATATTTCGTCATTTTCGGGAATCTGGTTGGCTCCCGCATTGGCGAAATGGGCGGCTTTAGCTATATGCAGTTCATTGTTCCCGGCCTGATTATGATGGCGGTGATTACTAACAGTTATGCTAATGTCTCCTCTAGTTTCTTTAGCTCAAAATTCCAGAAGAGTATTGAAGAACTGATTATGAGCCCGGTACCGCTGCATGCCATTCTATGGGGCTATGTCTTAGGCGGTGTAGCTCGTGGCATTCTGGTCGCCATTATCGTGACGACATTAAGTCTGTTCTTTACTGACTTATATATTACCAACTGGTTTGTGACTATATATACAGTACTGGTGACTTCCCTGCTGTTTTCATTGGGCGGCTTTATCAATGCAGTTTATGCCAAATCTTTTGATGACATTTCGATTATCCCAACTTTTGTGCTGACTCCACTGACTTATTTAGGTGGTGTATTCTATGCCATCAGTATTTTAAGTCCGTTCTGGCAAAATCTCTCTTTAGTTAACCCGATCGTGTATATGGTCAATGCATTCCGTTTCGGCATTTTGGGGCATAGCGATGTCAATGTTTCCATTTCATTGATGGTGATCACCTTCTGGTGTGTTGTGCTATACGGTATTGCTTACTATTTATTGTCTCGTGGTTCAGGAATGCGTGAATAA